The following proteins are encoded in a genomic region of Syntrophorhabdales bacterium:
- a CDS encoding MBOAT family O-acyltransferase, translating into MLFNSHEYLFFFLPVTLIVYFLLNRLVRPVLVARLWLVGASLAFYGWSEPGYLLILVCAVLFNFSFGSVLNALGEQHAAKRRTVLVLGIAADILLLCYYKYIDFIIMNANYLLHTQIAPRSLALPLGLSFITFIQIGYLVDSYRTPMKGSDLPDYALFGTYFPYILAGPIVTRSDIFPQLKRTVRETVNYRNLSLGLYLLSIGLFKKAVVADRFALWANDGFAAPEPFNFLYAWVTSLCYTLQIYFDFSGYTDMALGSALMFNIRLPINFDSPYKALTIQDFWRRWHITLGRFLREYIYIPLGGSRVNEGRVYFNLIVTFLICGIWHGAGWTFVFWGFLHGAGLVLQRLWRRLGGKMPGIVAWLLTFIFVNTAWVFFRARTWDEALKVIRGMFGFNGFALPEGWAQALGFLKGPYVHFMPWKSIMQGSRDACMWVPVALAACLVLKNSNEMAENFKPGWKSLLVIAAGAYAALQLFRINEFLYFNF; encoded by the coding sequence GTGCTCTTTAATTCTCACGAGTATCTTTTCTTTTTCCTGCCTGTTACGCTGATCGTCTACTTCCTGCTGAACCGCCTTGTTCGACCGGTGCTGGTAGCAAGGCTCTGGCTCGTGGGAGCATCGCTTGCATTCTACGGCTGGTCGGAGCCGGGATATCTGCTCATTCTCGTCTGTGCAGTACTTTTCAATTTTTCATTCGGCTCTGTCCTTAACGCCCTGGGCGAACAGCACGCTGCGAAGCGAAGAACTGTTCTCGTCCTGGGCATAGCCGCCGATATCCTTCTGCTCTGCTATTACAAGTACATTGATTTCATTATCATGAATGCGAACTATCTTCTGCACACGCAGATCGCGCCCCGCTCCCTTGCGCTGCCCCTCGGACTCAGCTTTATCACTTTTATCCAAATCGGCTATCTCGTGGACAGTTACCGCACTCCGATGAAGGGATCCGATCTGCCTGACTATGCTCTTTTCGGCACGTACTTTCCCTACATCCTTGCCGGGCCCATCGTGACCCGATCGGACATTTTTCCTCAGCTCAAAAGAACAGTGCGAGAGACAGTCAACTACCGGAATCTTTCTCTCGGTCTCTACCTTCTCTCGATCGGTCTCTTCAAGAAAGCTGTGGTGGCCGACCGTTTCGCCCTGTGGGCCAATGACGGTTTTGCTGCGCCCGAGCCTTTTAACTTTCTCTACGCCTGGGTCACGTCACTCTGTTATACGTTGCAGATCTATTTCGATTTTTCCGGCTACACGGATATGGCGCTCGGAAGCGCGCTCATGTTCAACATCCGGCTCCCGATCAACTTCGACAGCCCCTACAAAGCTCTCACAATCCAGGATTTCTGGCGGCGGTGGCATATTACGCTGGGGCGCTTTCTCAGGGAGTATATCTACATTCCTCTCGGCGGGAGCCGCGTAAACGAGGGACGGGTCTATTTCAACCTGATCGTGACCTTCCTCATATGCGGTATCTGGCATGGCGCAGGCTGGACATTCGTCTTCTGGGGCTTTCTCCACGGCGCAGGACTCGTGCTGCAGCGCTTGTGGAGGAGACTGGGAGGGAAGATGCCCGGCATCGTGGCGTGGCTACTGACCTTCATCTTTGTCAATACGGCGTGGGTATTCTTTCGTGCCCGCACGTGGGATGAGGCGCTCAAGGTGATCAGAGGCATGTTCGGATTCAACGGGTTTGCCCTTCCCGAGGGCTGGGCACAGGCATTGGGTTTTTTGAAAGGGCCGTACGTCCATTTCATGCCGTGGAAGAGCATCATGCAGGGGAGCAGGGACGCGTGTATGTGGGTCCCGGTCGCCCTGGCCGCATGTCTCGTGCTCAAGAACTCGAATGAGATGGCGGAGAACTTCAAGCCGGGCTGGAAGTCACTGCTGGTCATTGCTGCCGGCGCCTACGCAGCCCTGCAACTCTTTAGAATAAACGAGTTTCTCTATTTCAATTTTTAG